From the genome of Hymenobacter cellulosilyticus, one region includes:
- a CDS encoding Do family serine endopeptidase, which translates to MQAKQMMLGLLGSAILGGGVAVGGYKLLEPERTNANQVVAADPNVRYTSELRKSDYVVPEGLNFVAAASSVTPAVVHVMTEYAPKASNSGAQRMDPFLRQFFGDDYDQYHSPQAGPSVGSGSGVIIAANGYIVTNNHVIDKADKIEVVLDDKRKYKAELVGADPTTDLALLKVEAASLPFIRYGNSDNVKVGEWVLAVGNPFNLNSTVTAGIISAKGRNINILRREDNMGIESFLQTDAVVNPGNSGGALVNLNGDLIGINSAIASRSGAFEGYSFAVPSSIVSKVVEDLLKYKVVQRALLGVNIREVDATLASEKKLATLNGVYVMGMGKNSAAADAGIKEGDIITEINGVKVNTSSQLQEQVARFRPGDKIKVTLLRGNDSRTVNATLRNSTGTTDIIREEVAKSIKYEGATLAPVSRQEMNKLGIEGGAKISGIKGSNFKETGIDDGFIITRIDKNKVTKPQDAQQLLEAAKENQGALVEGVYPDGRKAYYPIGQAE; encoded by the coding sequence ATGCAAGCAAAACAAATGATGCTCGGCCTGCTCGGTTCTGCCATCCTCGGTGGCGGTGTGGCCGTGGGTGGGTATAAGCTGCTGGAGCCTGAGCGTACCAACGCCAATCAGGTAGTGGCGGCTGACCCCAATGTGCGGTACACCAGTGAGTTGCGCAAGAGCGACTACGTAGTGCCCGAAGGCCTCAACTTCGTGGCCGCGGCCTCCAGCGTAACGCCCGCCGTGGTGCACGTAATGACGGAGTACGCCCCCAAGGCCAGCAATAGCGGTGCCCAGCGCATGGACCCCTTCCTGCGCCAGTTCTTCGGCGATGACTACGATCAGTATCATTCGCCGCAGGCGGGTCCTTCGGTGGGCTCGGGCTCGGGCGTTATCATCGCGGCCAATGGGTACATCGTGACCAATAACCACGTGATTGATAAGGCCGACAAGATTGAAGTAGTATTGGACGACAAGCGCAAGTACAAAGCCGAGCTCGTGGGCGCTGACCCCACCACCGACTTGGCCTTGCTCAAAGTAGAAGCCGCCAGCCTGCCCTTCATCCGCTACGGCAACTCCGACAACGTGAAAGTAGGGGAGTGGGTACTGGCCGTCGGCAACCCCTTCAACCTGAACTCCACCGTGACGGCCGGTATTATCTCGGCCAAAGGACGCAACATCAACATCCTGCGCCGCGAGGACAACATGGGTATTGAGTCGTTCCTGCAGACCGACGCTGTGGTAAACCCCGGCAACTCGGGTGGGGCGCTGGTCAACCTGAACGGGGACCTGATCGGCATTAACTCGGCCATTGCTTCGCGCTCGGGCGCATTTGAGGGTTATTCCTTCGCCGTGCCCAGCTCTATTGTGAGCAAGGTGGTAGAAGATCTGCTTAAGTATAAAGTGGTGCAGCGCGCTCTGCTGGGCGTGAACATCCGCGAGGTGGACGCTACGCTGGCTTCGGAGAAGAAGCTCGCTACCCTGAACGGCGTGTACGTGATGGGCATGGGCAAGAACAGCGCCGCCGCCGACGCTGGCATCAAGGAAGGCGACATCATCACCGAAATCAACGGGGTGAAGGTGAATACGTCTTCGCAGCTGCAGGAGCAGGTGGCCCGCTTCCGCCCTGGCGACAAGATCAAGGTGACCCTGCTGCGCGGCAACGACTCGCGCACGGTAAACGCTACCCTGCGTAACTCGACCGGCACGACCGACATCATCCGCGAGGAGGTGGCCAAGTCCATCAAGTATGAAGGCGCGACGCTGGCCCCGGTGAGCCGGCAGGAAATGAACAAGCTTGGCATCGAGGGTGGAGCGAAGATCAGCGGCATCAAGGGTTCCAACTTCAAGGAAACCGGCATCGACGACGGCTTCATCATCACCCGCATCGACAAGAACAAGGTGACCAAGCCCCAGGACGCTCAGCAGCTGCTGGAAGCGGCCAAGGAAAACCAGGGTGCCCTGGTGGAAGGCGTCTACCCCGACGGTCGCAAGGCG
- a CDS encoding M20 metallopeptidase family protein, with amino-acid sequence MSSAESVLQKIKSLAASAAADTNAVRQHLHAHPELSFEEVNTAAFVTEQLRTMGLEPQYLANTGVVALIEGRNPGSRTVALRADLDALPIQEKNEVAYKSTNPGVMHACGHDVHTASLLGAARILSQLRDEFEGTVKLIFQPGEELLPGGASLMIKEGVLENPKPASVLGQHVFPMLPAGKVGLRAGRYMASTDELYLTVRGKGGHGAMPEQNVDPVLVAAHIIVAAQQIVSRRASPKLPSVLSFGKVIANGATNVIPNEVYIEGTFRTLNEDWRREAHGHLRKLVEGLAESMGATAELEIRYGYPYLENEPALTARTRAAAEAYLGAENVVELDQWMAAEDFAYYSQVADACFYRLGTRSADGRNASSVHTPTFDIDPKALEVGPGLMAWLTVQELAQ; translated from the coding sequence ATGTCTTCCGCCGAATCCGTGCTACAGAAAATCAAGTCCCTGGCTGCCTCGGCCGCCGCGGATACCAACGCCGTGCGTCAGCATTTGCACGCCCACCCGGAGCTGTCCTTCGAGGAAGTCAATACGGCCGCCTTCGTTACCGAGCAGCTGCGGACTATGGGCTTGGAGCCTCAATACCTGGCTAATACCGGCGTGGTAGCCCTCATCGAAGGCCGCAACCCCGGCTCCCGCACCGTGGCCCTGCGTGCCGACCTCGACGCGCTGCCCATTCAGGAGAAAAATGAGGTGGCATATAAGTCGACCAACCCGGGCGTAATGCACGCCTGCGGCCACGACGTGCACACGGCGTCTCTGCTCGGCGCGGCCCGGATTCTAAGCCAGCTGCGCGACGAGTTTGAGGGCACCGTGAAGCTGATTTTCCAGCCCGGCGAAGAGCTGCTGCCCGGTGGCGCATCCTTGATGATTAAGGAAGGCGTACTCGAAAATCCCAAGCCGGCCAGCGTATTGGGCCAGCACGTATTCCCGATGCTGCCCGCCGGCAAGGTAGGCTTGCGCGCCGGCCGCTACATGGCCAGCACCGACGAGCTGTATCTGACCGTGCGCGGCAAAGGCGGCCACGGAGCCATGCCCGAGCAGAACGTGGACCCCGTGCTGGTAGCGGCCCACATCATCGTGGCCGCTCAGCAGATTGTAAGCCGCCGGGCCAGTCCCAAGCTGCCTTCCGTGCTGTCCTTTGGTAAAGTTATTGCCAACGGAGCCACCAACGTTATTCCCAACGAGGTCTACATCGAGGGCACGTTCCGGACGCTAAACGAGGACTGGCGTCGCGAAGCCCACGGCCACCTGCGCAAGCTGGTCGAAGGGCTGGCTGAGTCGATGGGAGCCACGGCCGAGCTGGAAATCCGCTACGGCTACCCGTACCTGGAAAACGAGCCCGCCCTGACGGCCCGCACCCGCGCCGCCGCCGAGGCCTACCTGGGTGCCGAAAACGTGGTGGAGCTGGACCAGTGGATGGCCGCCGAAGACTTTGCCTACTACTCCCAGGTAGCCGATGCCTGCTTTTACCGGCTAGGCACCCGCAGCGCCGACGGCCGCAACGCCTCTTCGGTGCACACGCCCACCTTCGACATTGACCCCAAGGCCCTGGAGGTGGGGCCGGGACTGATGGCCTGGCTTACGGTGCAGGAGTTGGCCCAGTAG
- a CDS encoding T9SS type A sorting domain-containing protein, whose product MQFITKTTWAPIRSFAANSYGQVYLGGAVFGYAEFGSLSMDVSIPYNATASFWASIQDNTVLASRAPAAAAALAIYPNPARTSVQVPAATATTTLTLTDALGRRVRTATGAVLSVQGVAPGLYVLQADTPGQPVRMAKLKVE is encoded by the coding sequence ATGCAGTTTATTACCAAGACCACTTGGGCGCCCATCCGGTCTTTCGCGGCTAACAGCTACGGGCAGGTATACCTGGGCGGAGCCGTCTTTGGCTATGCTGAGTTTGGTTCCCTCTCCATGGATGTTAGCATCCCGTATAACGCTACGGCAAGCTTTTGGGCTTCCATCCAAGATAACACAGTGTTAGCTTCGCGTGCCCCAGCCGCGGCGGCCGCCTTGGCTATCTACCCCAACCCGGCCCGCACCAGCGTGCAGGTGCCTGCGGCTACGGCCACTACCACGCTCACCCTGACTGATGCCCTAGGCCGCAGGGTGCGCACGGCTACCGGCGCGGTACTGTCGGTGCAGGGCGTAGCGCCCGGCCTCTACGTGCTGCAGGCGGACACCCCCGGCCAGCCTGTGCGGATGGCTAAGCTGAAGGTGGAGTAG
- the deoC gene encoding deoxyribose-phosphate aldolase, with protein sequence MSQNSTTGLASRIDHTLLRPDATEAQIAQLCQEAAQARFASVCVPPCYVRFAAERLQGSGVPVCTVVGFPLGYQITKVKFFETHQALADGATEIDMVINVAAFKSGRLTEVQDEIGQLAELCHVKKALLKVIIETALLTPDEIITACQLCESAGADFVKTSTGFASRGASVEDIELMRRHLPAHMRIKAAGGIRTRTAALALVMAGADRLGSSNSLALLEENDTPSS encoded by the coding sequence ATGAGTCAAAACTCTACTACTGGCTTAGCCTCCCGCATCGACCACACCCTGCTGCGGCCCGATGCCACGGAAGCCCAGATTGCCCAGCTTTGCCAGGAAGCCGCCCAGGCCCGGTTTGCTTCCGTATGCGTGCCGCCCTGCTACGTGCGCTTCGCCGCCGAGCGGCTCCAGGGCTCCGGCGTGCCCGTCTGCACCGTGGTCGGCTTCCCGCTGGGCTACCAGATTACCAAGGTTAAGTTCTTCGAAACCCACCAGGCCTTGGCCGACGGCGCCACCGAAATCGACATGGTCATCAACGTGGCCGCCTTTAAGTCGGGCCGGCTGACGGAGGTGCAGGACGAAATCGGGCAGCTGGCCGAGCTCTGTCACGTGAAGAAAGCCCTGCTCAAGGTTATCATCGAAACGGCCCTGCTCACCCCCGACGAAATTATCACTGCCTGCCAGCTCTGCGAGTCGGCTGGAGCCGACTTCGTGAAGACCTCCACGGGCTTTGCCAGCCGGGGCGCTTCGGTGGAAGATATTGAGCTGATGCGTCGTCATTTGCCGGCCCACATGCGTATCAAGGCGGCCGGCGGCATCCGCACCCGCACGGCCGCTCTGGCCCTGGTAATGGCCGGCGCCGACCGGCTGGGTTCCTCGAATAGCCTAGCTTTGCTGGAAGAAAATGATACACCTAGTTCGTAA
- a CDS encoding T9SS type A sorting domain-containing protein codes for MQHTYSSRATWPSRLFLLGLLTLGLAPSAVQAQAPTWNFVTNLKKSTSPQGEALVTATVANAAGDVYVAGGFAGTVTLGSTTLTSQGTGTAYFNDLFIAKWSRTTNSFVWAQRLSGLTDDAALAIALGPDGVYLAGTCGRGATFGNVTVAEEGQFLARVTDTGTGATVRWAQHHSLGGIGKLAVSGSNLYATGYMKGTVTVAGQTLTHDGGYLLRLTDTGTAATPSWIRSLGNVASDVAVSGSSVYVSGSFGGQATFGTTTLTSNAYRNGYVVKLTDSDTAAPAFNWVQQMGGPDNAIANAVAVSGTSVYVGGEFLGSSRIGNQTLTTNNYTNLGGFVTKLTDAGPSSSFMWAMPINNGYKDEVQKLVVQGPAVYVAGPTGTGNSCVGRFTDNGTSATKAWMEFIRKSIHAPIRSLAANSYGQVYLGGSVSGYAEFGSLPLTINIPYNAMANFWASIQDNTVLASSTSAAAAGLAIYPNPARTSVQVPAATMATTLTLTDALGRSVRTATGAALSVQGVAPGLYVLRAATPGQPVRMAKLKVE; via the coding sequence ATGCAACACACCTATTCTTCGCGGGCAACCTGGCCAAGCCGGCTGTTCCTGCTGGGCCTGCTGACCTTGGGTCTGGCCCCATCCGCCGTGCAGGCCCAGGCTCCCACCTGGAACTTCGTCACCAACCTGAAAAAGAGCACGAGCCCACAAGGGGAGGCCCTGGTTACTGCCACCGTGGCCAACGCGGCCGGCGACGTGTATGTGGCCGGTGGGTTTGCCGGCACCGTTACCCTGGGCAGCACTACGCTCACCAGCCAAGGCACTGGTACAGCCTACTTTAATGATTTATTTATTGCCAAGTGGAGTCGTACCACTAACTCGTTTGTGTGGGCGCAGCGCCTGAGTGGTCTGACCGATGATGCGGCCCTGGCCATAGCCCTGGGGCCAGATGGCGTGTACCTCGCCGGCACCTGTGGCAGGGGGGCTACTTTCGGGAACGTCACCGTGGCCGAAGAGGGCCAGTTTCTGGCCCGGGTTACCGATACGGGCACCGGGGCCACCGTCCGCTGGGCCCAGCACCATTCCCTGGGGGGCATTGGCAAACTGGCTGTCAGCGGGTCCAACCTCTACGCCACGGGGTACATGAAAGGCACGGTTACCGTGGCTGGTCAGACGCTGACACACGACGGGGGCTACCTGCTGCGACTCACGGATACGGGTACGGCGGCTACTCCCAGCTGGATTCGCAGTCTGGGTAATGTTGCTAGTGATGTAGCGGTCAGCGGCAGCAGCGTGTACGTGAGTGGCTCTTTTGGCGGCCAGGCTACCTTTGGGACTACTACCCTGACGAGCAACGCTTATCGTAACGGATATGTGGTAAAGCTGACCGATTCGGATACCGCTGCTCCTGCTTTCAACTGGGTACAACAGATGGGTGGCCCGGATAATGCCATTGCCAATGCCGTGGCCGTGAGCGGGACGAGTGTGTACGTAGGGGGAGAGTTTCTGGGTTCCAGTCGGATCGGTAATCAAACGCTGACCACCAATAACTATACTAATCTCGGGGGATTTGTGACGAAGCTGACCGACGCGGGCCCTAGCAGCAGCTTCATGTGGGCAATGCCCATCAACAACGGATATAAGGACGAAGTCCAAAAGTTAGTGGTGCAGGGACCAGCCGTGTACGTGGCCGGTCCAACGGGAACGGGCAACTCGTGCGTAGGGCGTTTTACGGATAACGGAACGAGTGCTACGAAGGCGTGGATGGAGTTTATCAGGAAATCTATCCATGCGCCTATTCGGTCCCTTGCGGCTAACAGCTACGGTCAGGTATACCTGGGCGGAAGCGTTTCTGGCTATGCCGAGTTTGGCTCCCTCCCACTAACAATCAACATTCCGTATAACGCTATGGCGAACTTCTGGGCTTCCATCCAGGATAACACCGTGCTGGCTTCCTCTACTTCGGCCGCGGCGGCGGGCCTGGCTATCTACCCCAACCCGGCCCGCACCAGCGTACAGGTACCTGCGGCCACGATGGCTACCACGCTCACCCTGACCGATGCCCTGGGCCGCTCGGTGCGCACGGCTACCGGCGCGGCACTCTCGGTGCAGGGCGTAGCGCCCGGCCTCTACGTGCTACGGGCCGCCACTCCCGGCCAGCCTGTGCGGATGGCTAAGCTGAAGGTGGAGTAG
- a CDS encoding SDR family oxidoreductase — protein sequence MKILDSNDLSPGSIQAPVQPLLITGANGTLGRAFQRICAIRGIETVALSRQELDITDPQSVERALTQYNPWAVVNTAGYVKVDEAEKDFARCYRENTTGPAILAAACAYRDIHFLTFSSDLVFDGNKSAAYVESDTPRPLNVYGNSKRLAEKDVLHCMSNALVVRTSAFFGPWDEYNFVYHALKAGHQKQAFEAADDVLISPTFVPDLVNVSLDLLIDEERGVWHLANQGSFTWADLARLAADMGGMDTSFVVPKSMQKFGLAAARPVYSVLGSKQGNLLPSVEHRLHGCVNEMMHTLRNTPEEPMAVAS from the coding sequence ATGAAAATACTTGATTCGAATGATCTGAGTCCGGGCTCCATCCAGGCGCCCGTCCAACCCCTGCTCATTACCGGTGCTAATGGCACGCTGGGCCGGGCTTTTCAGCGTATCTGTGCTATTCGCGGCATCGAAACCGTAGCACTGAGCCGCCAGGAACTGGATATTACCGACCCGCAGTCGGTAGAGCGTGCCCTAACGCAATACAATCCTTGGGCAGTAGTCAACACGGCCGGCTATGTGAAGGTGGACGAGGCCGAAAAGGACTTTGCCCGCTGCTACCGCGAAAACACCACCGGACCGGCTATTCTGGCTGCGGCCTGCGCCTACCGCGACATTCACTTCCTGACTTTCTCTTCCGACCTGGTGTTTGATGGGAATAAGTCGGCGGCTTACGTGGAAAGTGATACGCCTCGGCCGCTGAACGTGTATGGCAACAGCAAGCGCCTGGCCGAAAAGGATGTGCTGCATTGCATGTCTAACGCCCTGGTAGTGCGAACCAGCGCGTTTTTCGGGCCCTGGGACGAATACAACTTCGTGTATCATGCCCTGAAAGCCGGGCACCAGAAGCAGGCTTTCGAAGCCGCCGACGACGTGCTCATCTCACCCACCTTCGTACCCGATCTGGTGAACGTGTCCCTGGATCTGCTCATCGACGAGGAGCGGGGCGTATGGCACTTGGCCAACCAGGGCTCCTTCACCTGGGCCGACCTGGCGCGCCTGGCCGCCGATATGGGCGGTATGGATACTTCCTTCGTGGTGCCGAAATCCATGCAGAAGTTTGGCTTAGCCGCCGCCCGGCCGGTGTATAGCGTCCTGGGCAGCAAACAGGGCAACCTACTGCCGAGCGTGGAACACCGCTTGCACGGCTGCGTCAACGAAATGATGCACACGCTGCGCAACACGCCGGAAGAGCCGATGGCCGTAGCCTCCTAA
- a CDS encoding Hsp20/alpha crystallin family protein, protein MATILYNNQPALRPARAFNKVLNDLLRDTLPTVAEPTQSFVPLADILESEQGFELHLALPGVVKEDVKIDFQDGNLVISGERKAPVAEENGPKFRRMEMAYGSFTRSFRLPDTVEITAIEAQLTDGVLRVKLPFDSKKVTKHHIEIQ, encoded by the coding sequence ATGGCAACTATCCTGTATAACAACCAGCCTGCTCTGCGGCCTGCCCGCGCCTTCAATAAAGTTCTGAACGATTTGCTGCGCGACACGCTGCCCACGGTAGCCGAGCCCACCCAGAGCTTCGTCCCCCTGGCCGACATTCTGGAGTCGGAGCAAGGTTTTGAGCTGCACTTAGCTTTGCCCGGCGTGGTAAAGGAAGATGTGAAGATTGACTTTCAGGACGGGAATCTCGTAATTAGCGGAGAGCGTAAAGCCCCGGTAGCCGAGGAAAACGGTCCGAAGTTCCGCCGCATGGAAATGGCCTATGGGTCCTTCACCCGGTCTTTCCGCCTGCCCGACACGGTCGAGATTACTGCTATTGAGGCCCAGCTCACCGATGGTGTTCTGCGCGTGAAGCTGCCTTTTGACAGCAAGAAGGTGACGAAACATCATATTGAGATTCAATAA
- a CDS encoding family 1 glycosylhydrolase yields MENVEVWGGVECTIRRVGNGYTDQLVSSGHRTRIEDLNLFAELGIRKLRYPILWEQVAPESLDNPDWTWTDERMAKLQELGIDPIVTLLHHGSGPRYTALNKKNFVPQLARFARMVAERYPWIKHYTPVNEPLTTARFSGLYGIWYPHALDDKTFVRIQLNHIKGTRAAMQAIREITPDALLVQTEDLGKTHCTPKLADQAEFENNRRWLTFDLLCGKLDQQHPLWHYLRQHGASQRELLDLVKNPLPPDILGINHYVTSERFLDENHQYFPAHHLCQSEARVDYADVEAVRVRLVQTAGLHDLLLEAWERYHIPLAITEVHLDCTREEQMRWVQYAWDAANQLKAEGVDIRAITIWSLLGAYDWNTLLTQEGAFYESGVFDMRGGQPRKTALFKMVKALATEGHYHHPLLQNKGWWERDDRFIYHHLSPTSNPTT; encoded by the coding sequence ATGGAGAATGTAGAAGTATGGGGCGGGGTAGAGTGTACCATTCGGCGGGTTGGCAACGGGTATACCGACCAGCTCGTGAGTAGTGGGCACCGCACCCGCATCGAAGACTTAAACCTGTTTGCCGAGCTAGGTATCCGCAAGCTTCGTTACCCTATCCTGTGGGAACAAGTAGCGCCCGAAAGTCTTGATAACCCCGACTGGACCTGGACCGATGAGCGTATGGCCAAGCTCCAGGAATTGGGCATCGACCCGATAGTGACGCTGCTGCACCACGGCAGCGGCCCGCGTTACACGGCCCTCAACAAAAAGAACTTTGTGCCCCAACTGGCGCGCTTTGCCCGCATGGTAGCCGAGCGCTACCCCTGGATCAAGCACTACACGCCCGTCAACGAGCCGCTCACGACGGCCCGCTTCAGTGGCCTCTACGGCATCTGGTACCCGCATGCGCTGGACGACAAAACCTTTGTTCGGATTCAGCTAAACCACATCAAGGGTACCCGGGCCGCCATGCAAGCCATTCGGGAAATAACCCCCGACGCGCTGCTGGTGCAAACCGAGGACCTGGGCAAAACTCACTGCACACCCAAGCTGGCTGATCAGGCCGAGTTTGAAAACAACCGGCGCTGGCTCACCTTTGATCTGCTCTGCGGCAAGCTGGATCAGCAGCACCCGTTGTGGCATTACCTGCGCCAGCACGGCGCCTCCCAGCGCGAACTGCTGGACTTGGTCAAGAACCCGCTACCTCCGGATATCCTGGGTATCAATCACTACGTGACCAGTGAGCGGTTTCTGGACGAAAATCACCAGTACTTCCCGGCCCACCACCTCTGCCAGAGCGAAGCCCGCGTGGACTATGCCGACGTAGAGGCCGTACGGGTGCGCCTAGTACAAACGGCCGGCCTCCACGATCTGCTGCTGGAGGCCTGGGAACGGTACCACATTCCTCTTGCCATTACTGAAGTTCACCTCGACTGCACCCGCGAGGAGCAGATGCGCTGGGTACAATACGCCTGGGATGCGGCTAACCAGCTCAAGGCCGAAGGCGTAGATATACGCGCCATCACCATCTGGTCCTTGCTCGGCGCTTACGACTGGAACACGCTACTAACCCAGGAAGGAGCTTTTTACGAAAGCGGCGTCTTCGATATGCGTGGCGGTCAGCCCCGCAAAACGGCTTTGTTTAAAATGGTAAAAGCCCTGGCCACTGAGGGACATTACCATCACCCGCTGCTACAGAACAAAGGATGGTGGGAACGGGACGACCGTTTCATTTACCACCATCTGAGCCCTACTTCCAACCCTACCACCTAA
- a CDS encoding T9SS type A sorting domain-containing protein, whose protein sequence is MKKTVLIRILSVLITGLFAAQAAQAQAPAWQMAMGTGAIRSEVRATTSDASGNIYISGTYYGSATFGNITLTGNGISSAYLFVAKWSTVSNSFVWAQKAGGTGYAEVNTIAVNGNSVYIAGRFGGTVQFGNTDLVNPNRNTTWQGADAFIAKLTDTGTAAQFEWAQYAGGPSEDVATALAVRGTDVYMAGYYSSDYQGTTPILFGGITLGKRGRRNIFLTKLTDAGSTCSFAWAQRAGGYDTDVASALAVSGTSIYMAGTLTSTEVDFGNQNVAVPSRSMFITKFTDTGSGGNFGWVQQAKGFVRASAMTVVGANVYVVGQFSGTANFDNLSMTSRASGSPSITTSDVFVTKLTDTGSSAGFIWAKQAGSSSDDEATRVVVAGSNVYVGGTFDAYGSTASFGSTVLTSAGGTDLFVAKLIDSGSSADYSWAQRGGGVGDDSLLGLALVGTNVYAAGAIYDRATFGSQTVISPAIGLVGYLAALQDNTITATAPATARPELSLWPNPARTSVRVPEATAATTLTLLDATGRTVRTASGTVLPVQGVAPGLYVLQATTPGQPLRTARLVVE, encoded by the coding sequence ATGAAAAAAACGGTACTGATTCGAATACTTAGTGTGCTGATTACAGGGCTGTTTGCAGCCCAGGCAGCCCAGGCCCAGGCTCCCGCTTGGCAAATGGCAATGGGTACTGGCGCTATCCGGTCTGAGGTAAGAGCCACGACGAGTGATGCCAGCGGGAATATCTACATATCCGGCACGTATTACGGCAGCGCCACCTTCGGCAATATTACCCTGACCGGTAATGGCATCAGTAGCGCGTACCTATTCGTGGCCAAATGGAGCACGGTTAGCAATAGCTTCGTATGGGCGCAAAAAGCCGGCGGAACTGGCTACGCCGAGGTCAATACAATAGCTGTGAACGGGAACAGCGTTTACATTGCCGGGCGCTTTGGGGGTACTGTGCAGTTTGGTAACACAGATTTGGTTAACCCCAACAGGAATACTACTTGGCAGGGCGCCGATGCCTTCATTGCTAAGCTGACGGATACGGGTACTGCTGCTCAGTTTGAGTGGGCCCAGTATGCCGGCGGACCGTCGGAAGATGTTGCTACGGCCCTGGCCGTGAGGGGTACGGACGTGTATATGGCTGGGTATTACAGCTCCGACTATCAGGGCACCACACCAATACTTTTCGGCGGTATCACTCTTGGCAAACGTGGCCGCCGGAACATATTCCTCACCAAGCTCACCGATGCGGGTAGTACCTGCTCATTTGCCTGGGCCCAGCGTGCCGGAGGATACGATACGGATGTTGCCTCCGCGCTGGCCGTGAGTGGAACCAGTATCTACATGGCCGGTACGCTGACCAGCACGGAAGTGGATTTTGGCAACCAGAATGTGGCGGTTCCTTCACGTAGTATGTTCATCACCAAGTTTACGGATACGGGCAGTGGCGGCAACTTTGGCTGGGTCCAACAAGCGAAGGGCTTTGTCCGCGCGAGTGCAATGACGGTGGTAGGAGCCAATGTATATGTAGTGGGGCAATTCAGTGGAACGGCCAATTTTGACAATCTCTCCATGACAAGTCGGGCCAGTGGGTCTCCTTCCATCACTACCTCCGACGTATTTGTTACCAAACTAACGGATACCGGCTCGTCGGCTGGCTTTATCTGGGCCAAGCAAGCCGGCAGTTCGAGTGATGACGAAGCTACCCGGGTCGTGGTAGCAGGTTCCAATGTGTACGTGGGAGGTACTTTCGATGCGTATGGATCAACAGCAAGCTTTGGCTCAACTGTGCTGACCAGTGCCGGCGGGACAGACTTATTCGTCGCCAAGCTTATTGACAGCGGCAGCTCTGCCGACTATAGCTGGGCGCAACGTGGGGGTGGGGTAGGAGACGACAGCCTGCTGGGCCTGGCCTTGGTTGGTACCAATGTCTATGCCGCCGGTGCAATTTATGACCGGGCTACCTTCGGCAGTCAAACGGTAATCAGTCCTGCTATAGGGCTGGTTGGCTATCTGGCCGCCCTACAGGACAACACTATAACCGCTACGGCTCCGGCCACGGCCCGCCCAGAGCTGAGCTTGTGGCCGAACCCGGCCCGCACTAGCGTGCGTGTACCCGAGGCCACGGCCGCTACCACACTTACTCTGCTGGATGCCACGGGCCGCACAGTGCGTACGGCCTCTGGCACGGTACTGCCAGTGCAGGGCGTAGCGCCCGGCCTCTACGTGTTGCAGGCCACGACGCCCGGCCAGCCCTTGCGCACGGCCCGCCTCGTGGTGGAGTAG